A stretch of Arachis hypogaea cultivar Tifrunner chromosome 15, arahy.Tifrunner.gnm2.J5K5, whole genome shotgun sequence DNA encodes these proteins:
- the LOC112747781 gene encoding separase produces the protein MLILQQVSQLLAVTYVVSNSREQLSLPYISKSLGENAWASYFHQASIGTHDTHSSRLTGRCKGSDKSNIGGTYNLSRLVPDDTEVLAECVKQFLGGLPSTTVICLTLLGHDYASLLKEFSPSVKAWILLSRLTFESEPIVALLPLHPISEDEIDPPILPKYKILRDWSCPWGSTALDEVVPAFKNILKEDYSRELEENTSEQQQLWWNHRKTLNQRLRQLLRCATLCMIF, from the exons ATGTTGATACTGCAACAGGTGTCTCAGTTACTTGCTGTGACATATGTTGTTTCTAACTCGAGAGAGCAACTTTCTCTGCCATATATTAGCAAAAGTTTGGGTGAAAATGCTTGGGCTTCGTATTTCCACCAAGCGTCCATTGGAACTCATGATACTCACTCATCTCGTCTAACTGGAAGATGCAAG GGTTCAGATAAATCCAACATAGGAGGGACATACAACTTATCCAG GCTTGTGCCTGATGACACTGAAGTTCTTGCAGAATGTGTAAAACAGTTTTTGGGTGGTCTTCCATCTACAACAGTCATCTGCCTGACTTTACTTGGACATGATTATGCTAGTTTACTCAAGGAATTTTCCCCTAGTGTTAAAGCATGGATACTGTTGTCCAGACTCACTTTTGAGAGTGAACCTATAGTAGCATTATTGCCTTTGCATCCTATTTCAGAAG ATGAAATTGATCCGCCAATACTTCCCAAGTATAAAATTTTAAGAGATTGGTCGTGTCCATGGGGTTCGACAGCCTTAGATGAAGTAGTTCCagcattcaaaaatattttaaaagaggaTTATTcgcgagaattggaagaaaatacATCTGAACAGCAGCAGCTGTGGTGGAACCATAGGAAAACGCTTAATCAACGTCTTCGTCAATTGCTAAGGTGTGCTACCCTCTGTATGATTTTCTGA